Proteins encoded by one window of Channa argus isolate prfri chromosome 13, Channa argus male v1.0, whole genome shotgun sequence:
- the uckl1b gene encoding zinc finger protein 512B isoform X5, with protein MHGMESPSGPRLGKLSSAGLPRSRNPKHGHPQESIKNTPGPENNNKHSPLCDEPAEVKRKGRPKAEVQELRSIPAHMIVQWKEEFKRRSRVKCPCSGCWLEFPSIYGVKYHYQRCQGATVAEKLSHGCPYCEAVFATKVRLQKHKLWNHPDRFSMEPKDEQPKLQKTSVKSNPKKRPMENSPPSPVFFKVKKSQEVSMPALNGELAHQKSERKQHSNSQPSQQIHQSQPVQPQSQQSPSQSTSFDAGGSESEGSSLPPSFPDEDPERMKHRRKQKTPKKFTGEQPSISGTFGLKGMTKVEEKLKAGRVKRSEGSGFSDEPQRRLTPSQSSKKDPASTSSVAVPDIQWQRAISERGEVVCPTCSIVTRKTIHGLKKHMEICQKLQDALKCQQCHKQFRSKAGLNYHTMAEHSTKPSGREGQTDDEHEERERLRRVLKQMGRIKCPSEGCSAHFSSLMGYQYHQKRCGGEFSDDEKPVFLCQHCGKTYRSKAGRDYHVRTEHSPAITTMMSATTNNSKDNITDTNNNTGKERVVSEEFRSVGKKEQSWPEKDWQEKAPSSQPKEKETEAREKDRDKEKERERDKNKTLQNESSREDFERTPSGRVRRQSAQVAVFHLQEIAEDELAKDWGTKRRIKDDLVPDSKRLNYTRPGLPNFSPELLETWKNQVKEKGFVCCTNENCEAVYSSVSGLKAHLANCSQGGGELGKYTCLICQKEFSSESGVKYHISKTHSQNWFRAAASQVISSSKSKAPENNGIKTEAHILVSVLTARVSVGTKDNISTWTSFCEES; from the exons GTCCGTTGTGTGATGAGCCAGCAGAGGTGAAGAGGAAAGGTCGTCCTAAAGCAGAAGTGCAGGAACTAAGAAGCATCCCT GCCCATATGATAGTACAATGGAAGGAAGAGTTTAAGCGCCGCTCCAGGGTTAAGTGTCCATGTTCAGGCTGCTGGTTAGAGTTTCCCAGCATCTATGGCGTCAAGTACCACTATCAACGATGCCAGGGG GCCACCGTAGCTGAGAAGCTGAGTCATGGCTGTCCCTACTGTGAGGCAGTGTTTGCCACAAAAGTGCGCCTGCAGAAGCACAAGCTGTGGAACCACCCAGACAGGTTTAGTATGGAGCCTAAGGATGAGCAGCCTAAACTTCAAAAGACTTCTGTCAAGTCCAACCCTAAGAAAAG GCCCATGGAGAACAGCCCCCCCTCTCCAGTGTTcttcaaagtgaaaaagtcCCAAGAGGTGTCCATGCCCGCTCTAAACGGAGAGCTGGCCCACCAGAAAAGTGAGAGGAAACAGCACAGCAACAGCCAGCCTTCACAACAGATTCACCAGTCCCAGCCAGTCCAGCCGCAGTCCCAGCAGTCCCCGTCCCAAAGCACATCGTTTGATGCAGGGGGCAGTGAAAGTGAGGGAAGCAGCCTCCCCCCCTCTTTCCCTGATGAAGACCCAGAACGAATGAAGCACA GACGGAAGCAGAAAACCCCCAAGAAATTCACAGGCGAGCAGCCTTCTATATCTGGAACATTTGGATTAAAAG GTATGACAAAGGTGGAAGAGAAGCTGAAAGCAGGCCGTGTGAAGAGATCTGAAGGGAGTGGGTTTAGTGATGAGCCTCAGAGAAGGCTTACTCCAAGTCAGTCCTCGAAGAAGGACCCAGCATCAACCAGCTCTG TCGCTGTTCCGGACATCCAGTGGCAGCGCGCAATATCAGAGCGAGGTGAAGTGGTGTGTCCCACCTGCTCCATTGTTACCAGGAAAACAATCCACGGCCTTAAGAAACACATGGAGATTTGCCAGAAG CTCCAGGATGCCCTGAAGTGCCAGCAGTGCCACAAACAGTTCAGGTCCAAGGCTGGTCTCAACTACCACACCATGGCTGAACACAGCACCAAG CCCTCAGGGAGAGAAGGCCAGACAGACGATGAgcatgaggagagagaaaggctTCGCAGAGTGCTCAAACAGATGGGACGAATCAAGTGTCCTAGTGAG ggATGTTCAGCCCACTTTTCCAGTCTGATGGGCTACCAGTATCACCAGAAGCGCTGTGGAGGAGAGTTTTCTGATGATGAGAAGCCTGTGTTTCTATGCCAGCATTGTGGGAAAACCTACCGCTCTAAGGCGGGAAGAGACTACCATGTGCGTACCGAACACTCCCCAGCCATCACCACCATGATGTCAGCTACCACCAACAACAGCAAAGACAATATTacagacaccaacaacaacactggCAAGGAGAGG GTTGTCTCTGAGGAGTTTCGATCAGTAGGCAAGAAAGAGCAAAGCTGGCCTGAGAAGGACTGGCAGGAGAAAGCACCATCCAGCCAGCCTAAGGAGAAGGAAACTGAAGCcagggagaaagacagggacaaagaaaaggagagggagagagacaaaaacaaaacattacagaatGAGAGCTCGAGGGAGGACTTTGAACGCACCCCCAGTGGCAGAGTGAGGCGCCAGTCAGCTCAGGTGGCAGTGTTCCACCTACAGGAAATAGCAGAAGATGAACTGGCTAAAGACTGGGGCACCAAGCGCCGCATCAAGGATGATCTGGTGCCTGACAGCAAGAGG TTAAACTACACTCGCCCTGGCCTCCCCAACTTCAGCCCAGAGCTACTAGAAACTTGGAAGAACCAAGTCAAAGAGAAGGGCTTCGTCTGCTGCACCAATGAA aactGTGAAGCTGTGTATTCCAGTGTGTCGGGACTAAAGGCCCACCTTGCCAACTGCAGCCAG ggTGGTGGAGAACTAGGGAAATACACATGTCTGATCTGTCAGAAGGAATTCAGTTCAGAAAGTGGTGTGAAGTACCACATTagcaaaacacactcacag AACTGGTTCCGTGCAGCAGCCAGTCAAGTGATCTCCAGTAGCAAAAGTAAAGCACCGGAGAACAACGGGATCAAAACAGAG GCACACATTTTAGTTTCTGTACTCACAGCAAGGGTGTCAGTAGGAACCAAGGACAACATTTCTACATGGACATCATTTTGTGAAGAGAGTTAG
- the uckl1b gene encoding zinc finger protein 512B isoform X8 yields the protein MHGMESPSGPRLGKLSSAGLPRSRNPKHGHPQESIKNTPGPENNNKHSPLCDEPAEVKRKGRPKAEVQELRSIPAHMIVQWKEEFKRRSRVKCPCSGCWLEFPSIYGVKYHYQRCQGATVAEKLSHGCPYCEAVFATKVRLQKHKLWNHPDRFSMEPKDEQPKLQKTSVKSNPKKRPMENSPPSPVFFKVKKSQEVSMPALNGELAHQKSERKQHSNSQPSQQIHQSQPVQPQSQQSPSQSTSFDAGGSESEGSSLPPSFPDEDPERMKHRRKQKTPKKFTGEQPSISGTFGLKGMTKVEEKLKAGRVKRSEGSGFSDEPQRRLTPSQSSKKDPASTSSVAVPDIQWQRAISERGEVVCPTCSIVTRKTIHGLKKHMEICQKLQDALKCQQCHKQFRSKAGLNYHTMAEHSTKPSGREGQTDDEHEERERLRRVLKQMGRIKCPSEGCSAHFSSLMGYQYHQKRCGGEFSDDEKPVFLCQHCGKTYRSKAGRDYHVRTEHSPAITTMMSATTNNSKDNITDTNNNTGKERVVSEEFRSVGKKEQSWPEKDWQEKAPSSQPKEKETEAREKDRDKEKERERDKNKTLQNESSREDFERTPSGRVRRQSAQVAVFHLQEIAEDELAKDWGTKRRIKDDLVPDSKRLNYTRPGLPNFSPELLETWKNQVKEKGFVCCTNENCEAVYSSVSGLKAHLANCSQAHILVSVLTARVSVGTKDNISTWTSFCEES from the exons GTCCGTTGTGTGATGAGCCAGCAGAGGTGAAGAGGAAAGGTCGTCCTAAAGCAGAAGTGCAGGAACTAAGAAGCATCCCT GCCCATATGATAGTACAATGGAAGGAAGAGTTTAAGCGCCGCTCCAGGGTTAAGTGTCCATGTTCAGGCTGCTGGTTAGAGTTTCCCAGCATCTATGGCGTCAAGTACCACTATCAACGATGCCAGGGG GCCACCGTAGCTGAGAAGCTGAGTCATGGCTGTCCCTACTGTGAGGCAGTGTTTGCCACAAAAGTGCGCCTGCAGAAGCACAAGCTGTGGAACCACCCAGACAGGTTTAGTATGGAGCCTAAGGATGAGCAGCCTAAACTTCAAAAGACTTCTGTCAAGTCCAACCCTAAGAAAAG GCCCATGGAGAACAGCCCCCCCTCTCCAGTGTTcttcaaagtgaaaaagtcCCAAGAGGTGTCCATGCCCGCTCTAAACGGAGAGCTGGCCCACCAGAAAAGTGAGAGGAAACAGCACAGCAACAGCCAGCCTTCACAACAGATTCACCAGTCCCAGCCAGTCCAGCCGCAGTCCCAGCAGTCCCCGTCCCAAAGCACATCGTTTGATGCAGGGGGCAGTGAAAGTGAGGGAAGCAGCCTCCCCCCCTCTTTCCCTGATGAAGACCCAGAACGAATGAAGCACA GACGGAAGCAGAAAACCCCCAAGAAATTCACAGGCGAGCAGCCTTCTATATCTGGAACATTTGGATTAAAAG GTATGACAAAGGTGGAAGAGAAGCTGAAAGCAGGCCGTGTGAAGAGATCTGAAGGGAGTGGGTTTAGTGATGAGCCTCAGAGAAGGCTTACTCCAAGTCAGTCCTCGAAGAAGGACCCAGCATCAACCAGCTCTG TCGCTGTTCCGGACATCCAGTGGCAGCGCGCAATATCAGAGCGAGGTGAAGTGGTGTGTCCCACCTGCTCCATTGTTACCAGGAAAACAATCCACGGCCTTAAGAAACACATGGAGATTTGCCAGAAG CTCCAGGATGCCCTGAAGTGCCAGCAGTGCCACAAACAGTTCAGGTCCAAGGCTGGTCTCAACTACCACACCATGGCTGAACACAGCACCAAG CCCTCAGGGAGAGAAGGCCAGACAGACGATGAgcatgaggagagagaaaggctTCGCAGAGTGCTCAAACAGATGGGACGAATCAAGTGTCCTAGTGAG ggATGTTCAGCCCACTTTTCCAGTCTGATGGGCTACCAGTATCACCAGAAGCGCTGTGGAGGAGAGTTTTCTGATGATGAGAAGCCTGTGTTTCTATGCCAGCATTGTGGGAAAACCTACCGCTCTAAGGCGGGAAGAGACTACCATGTGCGTACCGAACACTCCCCAGCCATCACCACCATGATGTCAGCTACCACCAACAACAGCAAAGACAATATTacagacaccaacaacaacactggCAAGGAGAGG GTTGTCTCTGAGGAGTTTCGATCAGTAGGCAAGAAAGAGCAAAGCTGGCCTGAGAAGGACTGGCAGGAGAAAGCACCATCCAGCCAGCCTAAGGAGAAGGAAACTGAAGCcagggagaaagacagggacaaagaaaaggagagggagagagacaaaaacaaaacattacagaatGAGAGCTCGAGGGAGGACTTTGAACGCACCCCCAGTGGCAGAGTGAGGCGCCAGTCAGCTCAGGTGGCAGTGTTCCACCTACAGGAAATAGCAGAAGATGAACTGGCTAAAGACTGGGGCACCAAGCGCCGCATCAAGGATGATCTGGTGCCTGACAGCAAGAGG TTAAACTACACTCGCCCTGGCCTCCCCAACTTCAGCCCAGAGCTACTAGAAACTTGGAAGAACCAAGTCAAAGAGAAGGGCTTCGTCTGCTGCACCAATGAA aactGTGAAGCTGTGTATTCCAGTGTGTCGGGACTAAAGGCCCACCTTGCCAACTGCAGCCAG GCACACATTTTAGTTTCTGTACTCACAGCAAGGGTGTCAGTAGGAACCAAGGACAACATTTCTACATGGACATCATTTTGTGAAGAGAGTTAG
- the uckl1b gene encoding zinc finger protein 512B isoform X6, whose product MIVQWKEEFKRRSRVKCPCSGCWLEFPSIYGVKYHYQRCQGATVAEKLSHGCPYCEAVFATKVRLQKHKLWNHPDRFSMEPKDEQPKLQKTSVKSNPKKRPMENSPPSPVFFKVKKSQEVSMPALNGELAHQKSERKQHSNSQPSQQIHQSQPVQPQSQQSPSQSTSFDAGGSESEGSSLPPSFPDEDPERMKHRRKQKTPKKFTGEQPSISGTFGLKGMTKVEEKLKAGRVKRSEGSGFSDEPQRRLTPSQSSKKDPASTSSVAVPDIQWQRAISERGEVVCPTCSIVTRKTIHGLKKHMEICQKLQDALKCQQCHKQFRSKAGLNYHTMAEHSTKPSGREGQTDDEHEERERLRRVLKQMGRIKCPSEGCSAHFSSLMGYQYHQKRCGGEFSDDEKPVFLCQHCGKTYRSKAGRDYHVRTEHSPAITTMMSATTNNSKDNITDTNNNTGKERVVSEEFRSVGKKEQSWPEKDWQEKAPSSQPKEKETEAREKDRDKEKERERDKNKTLQNESSREDFERTPSGRVRRQSAQVAVFHLQEIAEDELAKDWGTKRRIKDDLVPDSKRLNYTRPGLPNFSPELLETWKNQVKEKGFVCCTNENCEAVYSSVSGLKAHLANCSQGGGELGKYTCLICQKEFSSESGVKYHISKTHSQNWFRAAASQVISSSKSKAPENNGIKTEVRNGATSGKKRGRKPKDRPPVVAPFQTNTEALATTQISAASMTPSSSPTQSPTLIPDPTDSAKSGQNRQPIPSTARRSKPKRLTLSE is encoded by the exons ATGATAGTACAATGGAAGGAAGAGTTTAAGCGCCGCTCCAGGGTTAAGTGTCCATGTTCAGGCTGCTGGTTAGAGTTTCCCAGCATCTATGGCGTCAAGTACCACTATCAACGATGCCAGGGG GCCACCGTAGCTGAGAAGCTGAGTCATGGCTGTCCCTACTGTGAGGCAGTGTTTGCCACAAAAGTGCGCCTGCAGAAGCACAAGCTGTGGAACCACCCAGACAGGTTTAGTATGGAGCCTAAGGATGAGCAGCCTAAACTTCAAAAGACTTCTGTCAAGTCCAACCCTAAGAAAAG GCCCATGGAGAACAGCCCCCCCTCTCCAGTGTTcttcaaagtgaaaaagtcCCAAGAGGTGTCCATGCCCGCTCTAAACGGAGAGCTGGCCCACCAGAAAAGTGAGAGGAAACAGCACAGCAACAGCCAGCCTTCACAACAGATTCACCAGTCCCAGCCAGTCCAGCCGCAGTCCCAGCAGTCCCCGTCCCAAAGCACATCGTTTGATGCAGGGGGCAGTGAAAGTGAGGGAAGCAGCCTCCCCCCCTCTTTCCCTGATGAAGACCCAGAACGAATGAAGCACA GACGGAAGCAGAAAACCCCCAAGAAATTCACAGGCGAGCAGCCTTCTATATCTGGAACATTTGGATTAAAAG GTATGACAAAGGTGGAAGAGAAGCTGAAAGCAGGCCGTGTGAAGAGATCTGAAGGGAGTGGGTTTAGTGATGAGCCTCAGAGAAGGCTTACTCCAAGTCAGTCCTCGAAGAAGGACCCAGCATCAACCAGCTCTG TCGCTGTTCCGGACATCCAGTGGCAGCGCGCAATATCAGAGCGAGGTGAAGTGGTGTGTCCCACCTGCTCCATTGTTACCAGGAAAACAATCCACGGCCTTAAGAAACACATGGAGATTTGCCAGAAG CTCCAGGATGCCCTGAAGTGCCAGCAGTGCCACAAACAGTTCAGGTCCAAGGCTGGTCTCAACTACCACACCATGGCTGAACACAGCACCAAG CCCTCAGGGAGAGAAGGCCAGACAGACGATGAgcatgaggagagagaaaggctTCGCAGAGTGCTCAAACAGATGGGACGAATCAAGTGTCCTAGTGAG ggATGTTCAGCCCACTTTTCCAGTCTGATGGGCTACCAGTATCACCAGAAGCGCTGTGGAGGAGAGTTTTCTGATGATGAGAAGCCTGTGTTTCTATGCCAGCATTGTGGGAAAACCTACCGCTCTAAGGCGGGAAGAGACTACCATGTGCGTACCGAACACTCCCCAGCCATCACCACCATGATGTCAGCTACCACCAACAACAGCAAAGACAATATTacagacaccaacaacaacactggCAAGGAGAGG GTTGTCTCTGAGGAGTTTCGATCAGTAGGCAAGAAAGAGCAAAGCTGGCCTGAGAAGGACTGGCAGGAGAAAGCACCATCCAGCCAGCCTAAGGAGAAGGAAACTGAAGCcagggagaaagacagggacaaagaaaaggagagggagagagacaaaaacaaaacattacagaatGAGAGCTCGAGGGAGGACTTTGAACGCACCCCCAGTGGCAGAGTGAGGCGCCAGTCAGCTCAGGTGGCAGTGTTCCACCTACAGGAAATAGCAGAAGATGAACTGGCTAAAGACTGGGGCACCAAGCGCCGCATCAAGGATGATCTGGTGCCTGACAGCAAGAGG TTAAACTACACTCGCCCTGGCCTCCCCAACTTCAGCCCAGAGCTACTAGAAACTTGGAAGAACCAAGTCAAAGAGAAGGGCTTCGTCTGCTGCACCAATGAA aactGTGAAGCTGTGTATTCCAGTGTGTCGGGACTAAAGGCCCACCTTGCCAACTGCAGCCAG ggTGGTGGAGAACTAGGGAAATACACATGTCTGATCTGTCAGAAGGAATTCAGTTCAGAAAGTGGTGTGAAGTACCACATTagcaaaacacactcacag AACTGGTTCCGTGCAGCAGCCAGTCAAGTGATCTCCAGTAGCAAAAGTAAAGCACCGGAGAACAACGGGATCAAAACAGAGGTGAGAAATGGTGCCACCAGTGGTAAGAAGAGGGGCCGCAAGCCCAAAGATCGCCCTCCTGTTGTTGCGCCTTTTCAAACAAATACTGAAGCACTTGCCACTACTCAAATCTCAGCAGCTTCCATGACTCCGTCCTCAAGCCCAACACAGTCTCCCACTCTGATCCCTGACCCAACGGACAGTGCTAAGTCAGGCCAAAACAGACAGCCTATCCCCTCCACTGCCAGACGAAGCAAACCCAAGAGGTTAACATTGTCAGAGTAG
- the uckl1b gene encoding zinc finger protein 512B isoform X2 — protein MESPSGPRLGKLSSAGLPRSRNPKHGHPQESIKNTPGPENNNKHSPLCDEPAEVKRKGRPKAEVQELRSIPAHMIVQWKEEFKRRSRVKCPCSGCWLEFPSIYGVKYHYQRCQGATVAEKLSHGCPYCEAVFATKVRLQKHKLWNHPDRFSMEPKDEQPKLQKTSVKSNPKKRPMENSPPSPVFFKVKKSQEVSMPALNGELAHQKSERKQHSNSQPSQQIHQSQPVQPQSQQSPSQSTSFDAGGSESEGSSLPPSFPDEDPERMKHRRKQKTPKKFTGEQPSISGTFGLKGMTKVEEKLKAGRVKRSEGSGFSDEPQRRLTPSQSSKKDPASTSSVAVPDIQWQRAISERGEVVCPTCSIVTRKTIHGLKKHMEICQKLQDALKCQQCHKQFRSKAGLNYHTMAEHSTKPSGREGQTDDEHEERERLRRVLKQMGRIKCPSEGCSAHFSSLMGYQYHQKRCGGEFSDDEKPVFLCQHCGKTYRSKAGRDYHVRTEHSPAITTMMSATTNNSKDNITDTNNNTGKERVVSEEFRSVGKKEQSWPEKDWQEKAPSSQPKEKETEAREKDRDKEKERERDKNKTLQNESSREDFERTPSGRVRRQSAQVAVFHLQEIAEDELAKDWGTKRRIKDDLVPDSKRLNYTRPGLPNFSPELLETWKNQVKEKGFVCCTNENCEAVYSSVSGLKAHLANCSQGGGELGKYTCLICQKEFSSESGVKYHISKTHSQNWFRAAASQVISSSKSKAPENNGIKTEVRNGATSGKKRGRKPKDRPPVVAPFQTNTEALATTQISAASMTPSSSPTQSPTLIPDPTDSAKSGQNRQPIPSTARRSKPKRLTLSE, from the exons GTCCGTTGTGTGATGAGCCAGCAGAGGTGAAGAGGAAAGGTCGTCCTAAAGCAGAAGTGCAGGAACTAAGAAGCATCCCT GCCCATATGATAGTACAATGGAAGGAAGAGTTTAAGCGCCGCTCCAGGGTTAAGTGTCCATGTTCAGGCTGCTGGTTAGAGTTTCCCAGCATCTATGGCGTCAAGTACCACTATCAACGATGCCAGGGG GCCACCGTAGCTGAGAAGCTGAGTCATGGCTGTCCCTACTGTGAGGCAGTGTTTGCCACAAAAGTGCGCCTGCAGAAGCACAAGCTGTGGAACCACCCAGACAGGTTTAGTATGGAGCCTAAGGATGAGCAGCCTAAACTTCAAAAGACTTCTGTCAAGTCCAACCCTAAGAAAAG GCCCATGGAGAACAGCCCCCCCTCTCCAGTGTTcttcaaagtgaaaaagtcCCAAGAGGTGTCCATGCCCGCTCTAAACGGAGAGCTGGCCCACCAGAAAAGTGAGAGGAAACAGCACAGCAACAGCCAGCCTTCACAACAGATTCACCAGTCCCAGCCAGTCCAGCCGCAGTCCCAGCAGTCCCCGTCCCAAAGCACATCGTTTGATGCAGGGGGCAGTGAAAGTGAGGGAAGCAGCCTCCCCCCCTCTTTCCCTGATGAAGACCCAGAACGAATGAAGCACA GACGGAAGCAGAAAACCCCCAAGAAATTCACAGGCGAGCAGCCTTCTATATCTGGAACATTTGGATTAAAAG GTATGACAAAGGTGGAAGAGAAGCTGAAAGCAGGCCGTGTGAAGAGATCTGAAGGGAGTGGGTTTAGTGATGAGCCTCAGAGAAGGCTTACTCCAAGTCAGTCCTCGAAGAAGGACCCAGCATCAACCAGCTCTG TCGCTGTTCCGGACATCCAGTGGCAGCGCGCAATATCAGAGCGAGGTGAAGTGGTGTGTCCCACCTGCTCCATTGTTACCAGGAAAACAATCCACGGCCTTAAGAAACACATGGAGATTTGCCAGAAG CTCCAGGATGCCCTGAAGTGCCAGCAGTGCCACAAACAGTTCAGGTCCAAGGCTGGTCTCAACTACCACACCATGGCTGAACACAGCACCAAG CCCTCAGGGAGAGAAGGCCAGACAGACGATGAgcatgaggagagagaaaggctTCGCAGAGTGCTCAAACAGATGGGACGAATCAAGTGTCCTAGTGAG ggATGTTCAGCCCACTTTTCCAGTCTGATGGGCTACCAGTATCACCAGAAGCGCTGTGGAGGAGAGTTTTCTGATGATGAGAAGCCTGTGTTTCTATGCCAGCATTGTGGGAAAACCTACCGCTCTAAGGCGGGAAGAGACTACCATGTGCGTACCGAACACTCCCCAGCCATCACCACCATGATGTCAGCTACCACCAACAACAGCAAAGACAATATTacagacaccaacaacaacactggCAAGGAGAGG GTTGTCTCTGAGGAGTTTCGATCAGTAGGCAAGAAAGAGCAAAGCTGGCCTGAGAAGGACTGGCAGGAGAAAGCACCATCCAGCCAGCCTAAGGAGAAGGAAACTGAAGCcagggagaaagacagggacaaagaaaaggagagggagagagacaaaaacaaaacattacagaatGAGAGCTCGAGGGAGGACTTTGAACGCACCCCCAGTGGCAGAGTGAGGCGCCAGTCAGCTCAGGTGGCAGTGTTCCACCTACAGGAAATAGCAGAAGATGAACTGGCTAAAGACTGGGGCACCAAGCGCCGCATCAAGGATGATCTGGTGCCTGACAGCAAGAGG TTAAACTACACTCGCCCTGGCCTCCCCAACTTCAGCCCAGAGCTACTAGAAACTTGGAAGAACCAAGTCAAAGAGAAGGGCTTCGTCTGCTGCACCAATGAA aactGTGAAGCTGTGTATTCCAGTGTGTCGGGACTAAAGGCCCACCTTGCCAACTGCAGCCAG ggTGGTGGAGAACTAGGGAAATACACATGTCTGATCTGTCAGAAGGAATTCAGTTCAGAAAGTGGTGTGAAGTACCACATTagcaaaacacactcacag AACTGGTTCCGTGCAGCAGCCAGTCAAGTGATCTCCAGTAGCAAAAGTAAAGCACCGGAGAACAACGGGATCAAAACAGAGGTGAGAAATGGTGCCACCAGTGGTAAGAAGAGGGGCCGCAAGCCCAAAGATCGCCCTCCTGTTGTTGCGCCTTTTCAAACAAATACTGAAGCACTTGCCACTACTCAAATCTCAGCAGCTTCCATGACTCCGTCCTCAAGCCCAACACAGTCTCCCACTCTGATCCCTGACCCAACGGACAGTGCTAAGTCAGGCCAAAACAGACAGCCTATCCCCTCCACTGCCAGACGAAGCAAACCCAAGAGGTTAACATTGTCAGAGTAG